From the Microplitis mediator isolate UGA2020A chromosome 6, iyMicMedi2.1, whole genome shotgun sequence genome, one window contains:
- the LOC130670506 gene encoding uncharacterized protein LOC130670506 produces MEPHAAVVLTKDNPILRACNIEVGIFIADNDSSSICAVRAANDHEVLKQSDKNHTCKGVVGEIYKISKNFKELTSSTIQYLKKCFNYCVSQNQGAVMSMAKAIKNIPYHAFNHHNDCGNRCSYKSNPENYQHTNIGDGFKDSNLFEALKHIFDNLALKTSQFVSGASSNPNESLNAMIMSSGIHRDKFCKDVDLFNEKKNANSLTRAAKSRRVALKKNKTALKNRHEAKEGTTYESNIGLRDFIHESIPIVTIKDCKAPFIVFFDLETGSFSKTSDILQITAKHEYYEFSVYVKPIQTISEEASKVHGLRLVLGKLELHGDNKLENIARELEINNDKAHDALYDVVMLSEVLKQLNITSDDLISSSFTWDDACNKIKFAENLPKALKDLELLKDCVSVDYCGFSSYTNEQHIDLCKNRINQDKEDTDRYVFWLNEHAPFANRSSLLSLSTGIVGGQNIDCHLAVENGLTAMASIEQKMVITFC; encoded by the exons ATGGAGCCTCATGCGGCCGTGGTTTTGACTAAGGACAATCCTATTCTACGAGCGTGTAACATAGAAGTAGGAATATTTATCGCTGACAATGACAGCAGCTCTATTTGTGCTGTCAGAGCCGCTAATGACCATGAAGTATTAAAGCAGTCCGATAAAAATCATACATGTAAAGGTGTGGTAggtgaaatatataaaataagtaaaaattttaaagaactAACAAGTTCTACGAtacaatacttaaaaaaatgctTCAATTACTGCGTGTCTCAGAATCAAGGGGCTGTAATGAGCATGGCAAAAGCCATTAAAAATATACCGTATCACGCTTTCAATCATCATAATGACTGTGGTAACCGGTGCAGTTACAAATCTAACCCAGAAAATTACCAACACACAAATATTGGTGATGGTTTCAAAGacagtaatttatttgaagcTTTAAAACATATCTTTGATAATTTAGCATTAAAGACTAGTCAGTTTGTGAGCGGGGCTTCCAGTAATCCTAATGAAAGCTTAAATGCAATGATA atgtCATCTGGGATACATcgtgataaattttgtaaggACGTTGACCtcttcaatgaaaaaaaaaacgctaaTTCTTTGACCCGAGCTGCCAAGTCAAGAAGAGTAgcattgaagaaaaataaaacagcTTTAAAAAATAGACATGAAGCCAAAGAAGGCACTACCTATGAGAGCAATATTGGACTACGTGATTTCATCCATGAAAGCATTCCTATTGTAACAATTAAAGATTGCAAGGCACCGTTTATTGTGTTCTTTGATCTCGAAACTGGTAGTTTTTCTAAAACGTCAGATATTCTTCAAATTACTGCAAAGCACGAGTATTATGAGTTTTCCGTTTATGTCAAGCCTATCCAAACCATTTCTGAAGAAGCTAGTAAAGTCCACGGTTTACGGTTAGTTCTGGGAAAACTAGAACTTCATG gtgataataaattagaaaatattGCTAGAGAGTTGGAGATAAACAATGACAAAGCTCATGATGCTCTTTACGACGTTGTGATGTTGAGTGAAGTTTTAAAACAATTGAATATTACTTCAGATGATTTAATCAGCTCTTCTTTTACTTGGGACGATGcatgcaataaaataaaatttgcagAAAATTTACCAAAAGCTTTAAAAGATCtagaattattaaaagatTGTGTATCAGTag ATTATTGTGGTTTTTCATCTTATACAAATGAACAACACATCGACTTATGCAAAAACCGTATTAATCAAGATAAAGAAGATACTGATAGATATGTCTTTTGGTTAAATGAACATGCTCCATTTGCTAATAGATCATCACTGCTTTCATTATCGACTGGAATCGTCGGGGGACAAAATATTGATTGTCATTTAGCTGTAGAGAATGGTTTAACAGCAATGGCATCGATCGAACAAAAAATGGTGATAACATTTTGTTAA
- the LOC130670507 gene encoding uncharacterized protein LOC130670507, giving the protein MAAEAQVALQMNRIDTMRNMSTRLTDAILATQGAPAIDAELAFLNDLWSRFNRTHERLFEDVPEIVANEYHTGNAFGTASQVYTELLVRLSAAKPAPVPAPEPQAINHDQTAYFGGAHKTNLPQIKLPTFQGTYDEWDSFKDLFTSLVIHEDSLTGAQKIHYNEDEEKCEQHFVKTHYRQTDGRYVVRLPLKSSPSQLGDSLRAAQYALLRLRKRLDKDPIYKKLYYDFLKEYEDLGHMRRVKLKDLPPNSYMLPHHGVLKEQSTTTKLRVVFNGSWKTTSGVSINEILHVGPKIQVDISDVLIRIRCHRYLFATDVTKMFRQIAVDKEDHHLQCILWFDEEDLPTVFALATVTYGTTSAPYLAGRALLQLAEDEGNKFPKAVEPLTNTRYVDDIYGGADELAEAIQVALDTKNMCAAGCFPLAKWASNSTELLSQVAPVETQEDTPRELGDTTVKVLGLTWNSTQDKFQFGYSLPEASPTTKRTILSEIARLFDPLGFLAPIIVRAKMFMQKLWLQNFDWDATLSPLLLQEWNLFRDELHQISKIQIPRWNHVRTGVSIELHGFSDASQLAMAAVVYLKVTDATGSSNISLVCAKTQVAPLKPISIPRMELNAAVLLAQLVLYVKTVLKLENVPIFMWTDSAVSLTWIRNNPARWKVYIRNRVTKIQESLPSVNWDFVPGKLNPADCASRGLTAAKLEQHSLWWTGPKWLSQSKENWPSFDIPTQTVSHLEERPGLVFTIFKADSHPLHTLLDKFSKLSPLLRTLGICLRAIAKFKKVPQSTLATPLSTVDLELAKILLIKYTQSQYYSQELKLLKDGDSLHRNHRLAKLIPYVDYNGVLRVGGRLKNSLLDDDQKNPAILPRSSRLSTLLIEHSHQKTFHGGTQLTLADLRRSVWIEGGRVPVRSHILRCVVCTRHRGVRAQQLMGQLPSARVRPSKAFLHTGIDYAGPVTLKTFQGRGAKTYKGWIAVFVCLATSAIHIEIVTDYSTDAFVAAFRRFTSRRGACSTLYSDCGTNFVGADATLKKEFAAGSRQLRELQYLLATDGTDWKFNPPSAPHFGGKWEAAVKSIKFHLIRTIGESLLTYDQLATVLTQIEAVLNSRPIAPLSEDPADLTALTPGHFLIGEPLIAVPGPSLLENNTATLSRWQQLQQMFQTFWTRWSSEYLQRHQSISKWHHPSNIIKVGSLVLLTDERFPPSKWPLARVLALHPGRDGLTRVVTLKTATTELVRPIAKLCVLPVHSPDDNPVDTVASAGENVQSRPNSLPPENAEPHQ; this is encoded by the coding sequence ATGGCCGCTGAAGCCCAAGTCGCGCTTCAAATGAACCGCATCGACACGATGCGCAATATGTCTACTCGCTTGACCGACGCCATTCTCGCTACCCAAGGTGCACCCGCTATCGACGCTGAACTCGCTTTCCTCAATGATTTGTGGTCTCGCTTTAACAGAACTCATGAGAGACTGTTCGAGGATGTTCCAGAGATCGTTGCAAACGAATATCATACTGGCAACGCATTTGGTACCGCTAGTCAAGTCTACACAGAGCTTCTAGTGAGACTCTCCGCTGCGAAACCCGCTCCAGTGCCGGCTCCAGAGCCTCAAGCCATCAACCACGATCAAACCGCATATTTTGGAGGCGCGCACAAAACCAACTTGCCTCAAATCAAGTTACCAACGTTCCAGGGAACTTACGACGAATGGGACTCATTCAAGGACCTGTTCACCTCTCTGGTCATACATGAAGATTCGCTTACTGGCGCTCAAAAAATACACTACAATGAAGATGAGGAAAAGTGTGAACAACACTTTGTAAAAACACACTACAGACAGACTGATGGTCGATATGTCGTTCGCTTGCCGCTTAAATCATCTCCAAGTCAACTGGGTGACTCGCTACGAGCTGCGCAATACGCTTTACTTCGTCTTCGCAAACGTCTGGACAAAGATCCAATCTACAAGAAGCTATACTACGACTTCCTGAAGGAATATGAAGACTTGGGACACATGAGACGCGTAAAATTAAAGGATTTACCACCAAATAGCTACATGTTACCTCATCATGGGGTACTCAAAGAACAGAGCACTACCACCAAGCTCAGGGTGGTATTCAATGGGTCATGGAAAACAACATCAGGCGTATCAATCAACGAGATACTTCATGTTGGTCCCAAGATACAAGTTGACATCAGTGATGTACTGATTCGAATTCGCTGTCACCGCTATCTATTCGCTACTGACGTAACTAAGATGTTTCGTCAGATTGCAGTTGACAAGGAAGATCATCATCTACAGTGCATACTTTGGTTTGACGAAGAGGACCTACCAACAGTATTTGCACTCGCTACGGTTACATATGGAACAACATCAGCTCCATATCTCGCTGGAAGAGCACTTTTACAACTCGCTGAAGatgaaggaaataaatttcctaaagctGTTGAACCACTGACGAACACCCGCTACGTTGATGACATCTATGGAGGCGCAGATGAACTCGCTGAGGCAATTCAAGTTGCTCTCGACACAAAAAATATGTGTGCCGCAGGATGCTTCCCGCTTGCAAAATGGGCAAGTAATTCAACAGAATTACTGTCTCAAGTCGCTCCAGTTGAAACCCAAGAAGATACACCACGAGAACTTGGGGATACTACAGTTAAAGTGCTCGGGTTAACCTGGAATTCTACTCAAGATAAATTCCAGTTTGGCTATTCGCTACCAGAAGCATCTCCAACTACTAAACGCACAATTTTATCTGAAATTGCTCGCTTGTTCGACCCGCTTGGGTTTTTGGCACCCATCATCGTAAGAGCCAAGATGTTCATGCAGAAGCTGTGGCTGCAGAACTTCGATTGGGATGCTACGCTATCACCGTTGCTTCTTCAAGAGTGGAATTTGTTTCGAGATGAACTACATCAGATCTCGAAGATTCAGATACCTCGCTGGAATCATGTAAGAACTGGTGTATCAATAGAATTACATGGATTCTCTGACGCTTCGCAACTCGCTATGGCTGCTGTCGTCTACTTAAAAGTCACTGACGCTACTGGAAGCTCCAATATTTCGCTAGTGTGTGCCAAAACACAAGTCGCACCACTGAAACCAATATCTATACCAAGAATGGAGCTCAATGCCGCTGTATTACTCGCTCAACTGGTACTCTACGTAAAGACAGTCTTGAAACTTGAAAATGTACCAATCTTCATGTGGACAGACTCCGCTGTATCCTTAACGTGGATACGAAACAACCCCGCTAGATGGAAGGTCTACATTCGCAACAGAGTTACCAAGATTCAGGAATCGCTACCAAGTGTCAACTGGGATTTTGTTCCTGGGAAACTTAACCCAGCTGACTGCGCTTCAAGAGGTTTAACAGCAGCTAAATTGGAACAGCATTCGCTATGGTGGACGGGACCTAAGTGGCTCAGTCAATCAAAAGAAAACTGGCCATCTTTTGACATCCCTACTCAGACGGTATCACATCTTGAAGAACGTCCAGGTCTGGTTTTTACCATCTTCAAGGCAGATTCACACCCGCTACATACGCTATTGGACAAATTCTCTAAGTTGTCACCACTACTTCGCACGCTTGGAATCTGTCTTCGTGCCAtcgctaaatttaaaaaagtgccACAGTCCACACTGGCCACACCACTCTCTACAGTTGACCTGGAACTCGCTAAGATTTTGCTGATCAAGTATACGCAAAGTCAGTATTATTCGCAAGAGCTGAAACTACTGAAGGATGGTGATTCGCTACATCGAAATCATCGTCTCGCTAAATTGATTCCCTACGTCGACTACAATGGAGTACTCAGAGTCGGCGGTCGCTTGAAGAATTCGCTACTGGATgatgatcaaaaaaatccagctATTTTACCACGATCATCACGATTAAGTACGCTACTCATAGAACATTCGCACCAAAAAACATTCCATGGGGGAACTCAATTGACACTCGCTGATCTAAGGAGATCTGTCTGGATAGAAGGTGGCCGTGTTCCAGTCAGGTCTCATATTCTTCGCTGCGTCGTGTGCACGAGACATAGAGGTGTTCGTGCACAACAACTAATGGGACAATTGCCATCCGCTCGTGTAAGACCATCTAAAGCATTCTTGCACACTGGAATAGACTACGCTGGGCCAGTGACACTAAAGACTTTCCAAGGTCGAGGTGCGAAAACCTATAAAGGTTGGATCGCTGTCTTCGTATGTCTCGCTACGTCCGCTATACATATCGAAATTGTCACCGACTACTCTACTGACGCTTTCGTCGCAGCATTCAGAAGATTTACTTCAAGGAGAGGCGCCTGCAGTACCCTATACTCGGACTGTGGTACAAATTTTGTAGGAGCAGACGCTACGCTAAAGAAAGAATTCGCAGCAGGATCGAGACAGCTACGGGAACTTCAGTATTTACTCGCTACAGATGGCACAGACTGGAAGTTCAACCCGCCAAGTGCTCCCCACTTTGGTGGCAAGTGGGAAGCAGCCGTCAAGTCAATCAAGTTCCATCTCATTCGAACTATTGGTGAATCGCTATTGACTTACGACCAACTCGCTACAGTTTTAACACAGATTGAGGCTGTGTTAAATTCAAGACCGATCGCTCCGCTATCCGAAGATCCTGCAGACTTAACCGCTTTGACTCCTGGACACTTTCTCATCGGCGAGCCTCTAATCGCTGTGCCAGGACCTTCGCTACTGGAAAACAACACCGCTACGTTGTCACGCTGGCAACAATTACAACAAATGTTCCAGACATTTTGGACAAGATGGTCGTCTGAATACTTACAACGACATCAATCAATATCGAAGTGGCATCATCCATCAAACATCATCAAAGTGGGCTCATTAGTCCTGCTGACTGATGAGAGGTTCCCACCATCAAAATGGCCACTCGCTAGAGTACTTGCGCTACATCCAGGACGAGATGGGTTGACTCGAGTAGTCACCCTGAAGACCGCTACCACTGAACTTGTTCGACCAATCGCTAAACTGTGCGTGCTGCCAGTTCACTCTCCAGACGACAATCCTGTCGACACCGTCGCCAGCGCTGGGGAGAATGTTCAGTCAAGACCCAATTCGCTACCACCTGAGAACGCCGAGCCTCACCAATAG